A DNA window from Haloactinospora alba contains the following coding sequences:
- a CDS encoding NAD-dependent epimerase/dehydratase family protein: protein MTPSTDHGLHVVLGAGPAGTTLVEELASRGERVRHVSRSGIATSPPGVETARGDVSTPDGAVAATEGASVVYHAVNVDYHRQVRTMPAIAEAVLTAARTHDAKLVVLDTLYPYGTADGGHITERTPWSATSEKGRMRADLDRRYLRAHTDGEVRVALGRSADFFGPRVLNSTLGGAFFPAALRGEPAMALGDISLTHSYSFIADTARGLAELGVRDDGDGRVWHLPTAPAVSTRRVHRIVEELLGRPLHVEVLDRPVAFGPFDERFMAEYAELFYQHRIPQNMVSRDFEEAFSTSPTPLPKALAATIAWYRDAGQ, encoded by the coding sequence ATGACCCCGAGCACCGATCACGGCCTCCATGTCGTCCTGGGCGCCGGGCCGGCCGGAACCACCCTGGTGGAGGAGCTGGCGTCGCGCGGCGAACGGGTGCGCCACGTCTCCCGTTCCGGGATCGCGACCTCCCCGCCGGGGGTGGAGACCGCGCGCGGCGACGTCTCGACCCCCGACGGGGCCGTCGCCGCGACGGAGGGCGCCAGCGTGGTCTACCACGCGGTCAACGTGGACTACCACCGGCAGGTCCGGACCATGCCGGCCATCGCGGAAGCCGTCCTCACCGCGGCGAGGACCCACGACGCGAAACTCGTCGTGCTGGACACGCTCTACCCCTACGGCACCGCCGACGGCGGGCACATCACCGAACGGACACCCTGGTCGGCGACGTCGGAGAAGGGGAGGATGCGCGCGGACCTGGACCGCCGCTACCTCCGCGCGCACACCGACGGGGAGGTGCGGGTGGCCCTGGGAAGGTCCGCCGACTTCTTCGGACCCAGGGTGCTCAACTCCACGCTCGGTGGCGCGTTCTTCCCGGCCGCGCTGAGGGGCGAGCCCGCGATGGCCCTGGGCGACATCTCCCTGACGCACAGCTACTCCTTCATCGCCGACACCGCCCGCGGGCTGGCCGAACTGGGGGTCCGCGACGACGGCGACGGCCGGGTCTGGCACCTGCCGACCGCCCCCGCGGTCAGCACACGACGGGTCCACCGGATCGTCGAGGAACTCCTCGGCCGGCCGCTGCACGTCGAGGTGCTGGACCGGCCCGTCGCGTTCGGCCCGTTCGACGAGCGGTTCATGGCCGAGTACGCCGAGCTCTTCTACCAACACCGGATCCCGCAGAACATGGTCTCGCGGGACTTCGAGGAGGCGTTCTCCACCAGCCCCACCCCGCTGCCCAAGGCCCTGGCGGCGACGATCGCCTGGTACCGCGACGCGGGTCAGTAG
- a CDS encoding ROK family protein — translation MADPRTVRQMNRQLMLELFSDGQPRSRAAVARTTGLTKPSVSSIIDGLLEEGTLTPAGVGDAGAVGGRRPNLVVFNPDVRAYVGVHLGVRRTSMTVADALGRTLARGSVPSAVGDAGRGVRELGPLLRDTARRAGVPSDRIASVGVSVSGLVDHRHGRCLLAPNLDWRDVPLREWVEELFSVPAVVYNEAHAGALAEQRHGCAEGVANFVRVMVGAGVGAGVVLDSRLFSGSRGIGGEVGHCRVEDDGRRCSCGNLGCLESVAALPAILRSAREAAAAGTATRLGEDCSFDDVLDAAAREDPAAVRALHRAGTGLGHGIAYLLNMLNPDLVVLGGPIARAGEVLTQPARQALHDSSLPQSACPVATSPLSDAELEGAVLLARDHVAF, via the coding sequence ATGGCGGATCCCCGCACGGTCCGGCAGATGAACCGTCAGCTCATGCTCGAGCTGTTCAGTGACGGACAACCGCGGTCACGCGCGGCCGTCGCCCGCACCACGGGGCTGACCAAACCCTCGGTGTCGTCGATCATCGACGGCCTGCTCGAGGAGGGCACGCTCACCCCCGCCGGGGTGGGAGACGCCGGGGCGGTCGGTGGCCGCCGCCCGAACCTCGTCGTGTTCAACCCGGACGTCCGCGCCTACGTGGGGGTGCACCTGGGTGTGCGCCGCACGTCGATGACCGTGGCCGACGCGCTCGGCCGCACCCTGGCGCGGGGGAGCGTGCCCAGCGCGGTCGGCGACGCCGGGCGAGGGGTGCGGGAACTGGGGCCGCTCCTGCGTGACACGGCGCGGCGGGCGGGCGTGCCGAGCGACCGCATCGCCTCGGTCGGGGTCTCGGTGTCCGGGCTCGTCGACCACCGCCACGGCCGCTGCCTGCTCGCGCCGAACCTGGACTGGCGCGACGTGCCGCTGCGGGAGTGGGTCGAGGAGCTGTTCTCCGTGCCGGCGGTGGTGTACAACGAGGCCCACGCCGGCGCGCTCGCCGAGCAGCGCCACGGGTGCGCCGAGGGCGTGGCGAACTTCGTGCGCGTCATGGTCGGGGCGGGCGTCGGTGCCGGTGTGGTGCTGGACTCCCGGCTCTTCTCGGGGTCCAGGGGTATCGGCGGGGAGGTCGGGCACTGCCGCGTCGAGGACGACGGGCGGCGCTGCTCCTGCGGCAACCTCGGCTGCCTGGAGAGTGTGGCCGCCCTGCCGGCGATCCTGCGCTCGGCCCGCGAGGCCGCGGCTGCGGGAACGGCCACACGGCTCGGGGAGGACTGCTCGTTCGACGACGTGCTGGACGCGGCCGCGCGGGAGGACCCCGCGGCGGTGCGGGCCCTGCACCGCGCCGGAACCGGACTGGGACACGGCATCGCCTACCTGCTCAACATGCTCAACCCGGACCTGGTCGTGCTCGGCGGGCCGATCGCCCGCGCCGGCGAGGTCCTGACGCAGCCCGCGCGGCAGGCGCTGCACGACTCCTCCCTCCCGCAGTCCGCCTGCCCCGTCGCGACGAGTCCGCTGTCCGACGCCGAACTCGAGGGCGCGGTGCTCCTGGCCCGCGACCACGTCGCTTTCTAG
- a CDS encoding BCCT family transporter, which translates to MAQSGRYRGERAVRPGVFFPAAGFIVAFVVLAMALPGASFTWITAAQDAVVDSLGWYYVAVVSAFVVFALWTVVGRSGEVKLGPDDAEPEFGLGSWFAMLFGAGMGIGLVFWGVAEPLHHFAGIPNRSPEMLQGGDAAGVAEGALVQTLVHWGLHPWAIYAVVGLAVAYTVHRRGRPVSLRWALESLLGERRVRGALGDVIDVTAVVGTVFGVATSLGLGVSQIAAGLEALDLVRDPGLAGKVLIIGLITLLAIVSVATGLHRGIRLLSRLNLGLAGALLVFVAVTGPSLFLLREGVQLVGVYAQDLVRISLNTSALSGERGVEWQSWWTVFYWGWWIAWAPFVGVFIARISRGRSVREFVAGVLLVPSAVTLVWFTVFGGSALWHQLRREGAQFHGGLIGDDGSVSQAGALYELLESLPWATVAVGLAVVLVALFFVTSSDSGSLVADMLASGGRADPPVWSRVFWSLLEGAVAVALLTVGGETGLTALRYAAVIIALPFSVVMIAMCVAMVRSLRAERRLQLRIQRGLQREELTARVWQNLAEEGVVHPDTGPGDDPGDSPDTGGGPENGSGNSPPGAGL; encoded by the coding sequence ATGGCTCAGTCCGGGCGGTATCGGGGCGAGCGCGCGGTGCGGCCGGGGGTGTTCTTCCCGGCCGCCGGTTTCATCGTGGCGTTCGTGGTGCTGGCCATGGCGCTGCCCGGGGCCTCCTTCACGTGGATAACCGCGGCCCAGGACGCCGTCGTGGACTCGTTGGGCTGGTACTACGTGGCCGTGGTGTCGGCGTTCGTGGTGTTCGCGCTGTGGACGGTGGTGGGACGCAGCGGCGAGGTGAAACTGGGACCCGACGACGCGGAGCCCGAGTTCGGCCTGGGATCGTGGTTCGCGATGCTGTTCGGTGCCGGTATGGGCATCGGACTGGTGTTCTGGGGTGTGGCCGAGCCGCTGCACCACTTCGCGGGCATACCCAACCGGTCCCCGGAGATGCTGCAGGGCGGTGACGCGGCCGGGGTCGCCGAGGGCGCGCTGGTGCAGACGCTGGTGCACTGGGGGCTGCACCCCTGGGCGATCTACGCGGTGGTGGGTCTGGCCGTGGCCTACACGGTGCACCGCCGGGGGCGGCCGGTGTCGCTGCGCTGGGCGCTGGAATCCTTGCTGGGCGAACGCCGGGTACGCGGCGCGCTGGGCGACGTCATCGACGTCACCGCGGTCGTCGGCACGGTGTTCGGGGTGGCCACCTCGCTGGGGCTGGGAGTGTCCCAGATCGCGGCCGGGCTGGAGGCCCTGGACCTGGTGCGCGATCCCGGGCTGGCCGGGAAGGTCCTGATCATCGGGCTGATCACCCTGTTGGCCATAGTCTCGGTGGCCACGGGGCTGCACCGCGGCATCCGCTTGCTGTCGAGGCTGAACCTGGGGCTGGCGGGTGCGCTGCTGGTGTTCGTCGCGGTCACCGGACCGAGCCTGTTCCTGCTGCGTGAGGGCGTGCAGCTCGTTGGGGTCTACGCCCAGGACCTCGTCCGGATCAGCCTGAACACCTCCGCCCTGTCCGGTGAGCGGGGAGTGGAGTGGCAGAGCTGGTGGACGGTGTTCTACTGGGGCTGGTGGATCGCCTGGGCGCCGTTCGTGGGAGTGTTCATCGCCCGCATCTCCCGGGGGCGCAGCGTACGGGAGTTCGTGGCCGGGGTGCTGCTCGTGCCCAGCGCGGTGACACTGGTGTGGTTCACGGTCTTCGGGGGAAGCGCGCTGTGGCACCAGCTGCGACGCGAGGGTGCACAGTTCCACGGCGGGCTGATCGGCGACGACGGGTCGGTGTCCCAGGCAGGGGCGCTGTACGAGCTTCTGGAGAGCCTGCCGTGGGCAACGGTGGCCGTGGGGCTCGCGGTGGTGCTGGTGGCACTGTTCTTCGTCACCTCCTCGGACTCCGGGTCGCTGGTCGCCGACATGCTGGCCTCCGGAGGGCGGGCCGACCCGCCGGTGTGGAGCCGGGTGTTCTGGTCCCTGCTGGAGGGGGCCGTGGCGGTGGCGCTGCTGACGGTGGGCGGCGAGACCGGGCTGACGGCGCTGCGCTACGCCGCCGTCATCATCGCGTTGCCGTTCAGCGTGGTGATGATCGCGATGTGCGTGGCTATGGTGCGCTCCCTGCGCGCGGAACGGCGCCTGCAGCTGCGTATCCAGCGGGGCCTGCAGCGCGAGGAGCTGACGGCGCGGGTGTGGCAGAACCTCGCCGAGGAGGGGGTGGTCCACCCCGACACCGGGCCCGGGGACGACCCCGGGGACAGCCCGGACACCGGCGGCGGTCCCGAGAACGGGTCCGGGAACAGCCCGCCAGGGGCCGGGCTCTGA
- a CDS encoding xylulokinase, giving the protein MPLVAGVDSSTQSCKVLVRDAETGALVREGRSDHPEGTQVDPRHWWRALNAAVDAAGGIDDTVAVAVAGQQHGMVCLDERGEVVRPASLWNDLAPAAAAEELVAELGAREWARAVGIVPRASFTVAKLRWLAETDPGSAERTAAVCLPHDYLTWRLAGTGDPARITTDRGDASGTGYWSPFSLTYREDLVTRAFGAVPALPRVCAPAERVGTTGGGAVLGAGTGDNMGAALGLGIGRGDVVVSLGTSGTVFAAGTEPIADAAGDIAGFCDATGHFLPLVCTLNAARVLSSTAAMLDTGLDGLDRLALRADPGAGGLTLLPYLDGERTPNLPEASGTLTGMRTANMTPANVARAAVEGVLCGLADGLDLLRGRGVEVNRVLLTGGAAQSAAVQGLAPAVFAADVEVPQPDEYVAIGAARQAAWAWAGSDEPPAWEVSRARLPKADPESARPVREAYREARGRVYGV; this is encoded by the coding sequence ATGCCGTTGGTCGCGGGTGTCGACTCGTCGACACAGTCCTGCAAGGTGCTCGTCCGCGACGCCGAGACCGGCGCGCTGGTACGCGAGGGCCGGTCCGACCATCCGGAGGGGACCCAGGTCGACCCCCGCCACTGGTGGCGGGCGCTGAACGCCGCCGTCGACGCCGCCGGCGGGATCGACGACACGGTGGCGGTGGCCGTCGCCGGACAGCAGCACGGGATGGTCTGCCTCGACGAGCGGGGGGAGGTCGTGCGGCCGGCGTCGCTGTGGAACGACCTCGCCCCCGCGGCGGCAGCCGAGGAGCTCGTGGCCGAGCTCGGCGCGCGCGAGTGGGCGCGGGCGGTGGGTATCGTCCCGCGGGCATCGTTCACCGTGGCCAAACTGCGGTGGCTCGCCGAGACCGACCCCGGTTCCGCCGAGCGCACCGCGGCGGTGTGCCTCCCGCACGACTACCTCACGTGGCGGCTGGCCGGAACCGGCGACCCCGCCCGGATCACCACTGACCGCGGCGACGCCTCGGGCACCGGGTACTGGTCGCCGTTCTCGCTCACCTACCGCGAGGACCTGGTCACCCGGGCGTTCGGGGCGGTGCCGGCGCTGCCCCGGGTGTGCGCCCCGGCCGAGCGGGTCGGCACCACCGGCGGCGGCGCCGTGCTCGGCGCGGGTACCGGCGACAACATGGGCGCGGCACTGGGGCTGGGCATCGGCCGGGGCGACGTGGTGGTCTCGCTGGGCACGTCCGGAACCGTGTTCGCCGCGGGAACGGAACCGATCGCCGACGCCGCCGGGGACATCGCCGGTTTCTGCGACGCGACCGGCCACTTCCTGCCGCTGGTGTGCACGCTCAACGCCGCGCGGGTGCTCAGCTCCACCGCGGCGATGCTCGACACCGGCCTGGACGGACTGGACCGGCTCGCCCTGCGGGCCGATCCGGGGGCGGGCGGACTGACGCTGCTGCCCTACCTCGACGGAGAGCGCACACCGAACCTTCCCGAGGCCTCCGGCACGCTCACCGGTATGCGCACGGCCAACATGACCCCGGCCAACGTGGCCCGGGCGGCCGTCGAGGGAGTGCTGTGCGGACTCGCCGACGGGCTGGACCTGCTCCGGGGGCGGGGTGTCGAGGTCAACCGTGTGCTGTTGACCGGCGGAGCCGCGCAGTCGGCCGCGGTGCAGGGCCTGGCTCCGGCCGTGTTCGCCGCCGACGTGGAGGTGCCACAGCCCGACGAGTACGTGGCGATCGGCGCCGCCCGCCAGGCCGCCTGGGCCTGGGCGGGGTCGGACGAGCCCCCCGCCTGGGAGGTGAGCCGCGCGCGTCTTCCGAAGGCGGATCCGGAGTCCGCCCGGCCGGTGCGGGAGGCGTACCGCGAGGCCCGCGGCCGGGTGTACGGGGTGTGA
- a CDS encoding TetR/AcrR family transcriptional regulator has product MVTSERELSTADARRAAVVSSAVRLFARSGLSGATIGAIADDAGISPAYVFKLFSSKNQLFVAALESCYEQILGVLEDAAAGSDTAGSADVLDRMGAAYAELIADRDLLNLQVHAQAAVGVPEVRDAVRSGIARITALASSRSGGSAGEVQRFMAYGQLCHLLTAVDAFGVDERWAATLTEGVRHTAPAEDPRN; this is encoded by the coding sequence ATGGTGACGAGCGAGCGGGAGCTGTCCACGGCCGACGCGCGTCGGGCGGCCGTCGTGAGCAGCGCGGTACGCCTGTTCGCCCGTTCGGGCCTCTCGGGGGCCACGATCGGGGCGATCGCGGACGACGCGGGAATCTCGCCGGCCTACGTGTTCAAGCTGTTCAGCAGCAAGAACCAGCTGTTCGTCGCGGCGCTGGAGAGCTGCTACGAACAGATCCTCGGAGTGCTGGAGGACGCGGCCGCGGGTTCGGACACGGCCGGTTCGGCGGACGTGCTCGACCGGATGGGCGCGGCCTACGCCGAGCTGATCGCCGACCGCGACCTGCTGAACCTCCAGGTGCACGCCCAGGCGGCGGTCGGAGTCCCGGAGGTCCGGGATGCCGTGCGTTCGGGCATCGCCCGGATCACGGCACTCGCGAGCTCCCGGTCCGGGGGGAGCGCCGGGGAGGTCCAGCGTTTCATGGCCTACGGCCAGCTCTGCCACCTACTGACGGCCGTCGACGCCTTCGGGGTCGACGAACGCTGGGCGGCGACCCTCACCGAGGGCGTCCGCCACACCGCACCCGCGGAGGATCCGCGGAACTGA
- a CDS encoding sugar porter family MFS transporter: MSEPPGASTPSPRTLRTLHFATVAALGGFLFGYDTAVINGAVTAIRSVFGVGAFATGLAVAMALIGSAVGAWNAGKLADRYGRLVTMRIAAVLFLLSALGSALPFTIWDFTLWRLVGGVAVGMASVIAPAYIAEISPARGRGRLGALQQLAIVLGIAISQAVNWAIAGAAGGGAEATILGLAAWQWMLAAEAVPAVLYGLLAFTIPESPRYLVTRGHAGRAHRVLSTTEGGDVDERIAEIRESVANDHRPRVRDLRDARTGLLPVVWVGIVLSVLQQFGGINVIFYYSSALWQSVGIDESRSLLLSLSTQIFNILGTVIALALLDRVGRRPLLLTGSAGMTVMLGAATYAFGHATTVNGEPNLADPYGPMALVAAHAFVFFFAISWGPVVWVLLGEMFPNRFRAPALAVAAAAQWLANFVITATFPPLSEASLSMTYLGYTAFAGVSVWFVLRWVPETKGRTLEDMDRTALTRTG, encoded by the coding sequence ATGTCCGAACCCCCCGGTGCGTCCACCCCATCCCCCCGCACGCTGCGCACGCTGCACTTCGCCACCGTCGCGGCGCTGGGGGGTTTCCTCTTCGGTTACGACACCGCCGTCATCAACGGCGCCGTCACCGCCATCCGCAGCGTCTTCGGCGTCGGCGCGTTCGCCACCGGACTGGCCGTGGCCATGGCCCTGATCGGATCGGCCGTCGGAGCCTGGAACGCCGGAAAGCTCGCCGACCGGTACGGCCGCCTGGTTACGATGCGCATTGCCGCGGTGCTGTTCCTGCTGAGCGCGCTCGGCTCGGCGCTGCCGTTCACCATCTGGGACTTCACCCTCTGGCGCCTCGTCGGCGGTGTCGCGGTCGGCATGGCCTCGGTGATCGCACCGGCCTACATCGCCGAGATCTCCCCGGCCAGGGGGAGGGGCCGCCTCGGCGCGCTGCAGCAGTTGGCCATCGTGCTGGGGATCGCGATCTCCCAGGCGGTCAACTGGGCCATCGCCGGCGCGGCCGGGGGCGGAGCGGAGGCAACGATCCTGGGACTGGCGGCCTGGCAGTGGATGCTGGCCGCAGAAGCCGTCCCCGCCGTCCTCTACGGCCTCCTGGCGTTCACCATCCCCGAGTCGCCGCGCTACCTGGTCACCCGCGGGCACGCGGGCCGCGCCCACCGGGTCCTCAGCACGACGGAGGGCGGCGACGTCGACGAACGGATCGCCGAGATCCGGGAGTCCGTGGCCAACGACCACCGGCCGCGGGTCCGCGACCTGCGCGACGCGCGCACCGGCCTGCTCCCGGTCGTCTGGGTCGGCATCGTCCTGTCCGTGCTGCAGCAGTTCGGCGGGATCAACGTCATCTTCTACTACTCGTCGGCGCTGTGGCAGTCGGTCGGGATCGACGAGTCCAGGTCGCTGCTGCTGAGCCTGTCCACCCAGATCTTCAACATCCTCGGTACCGTCATCGCTCTGGCCCTGCTGGACCGCGTCGGACGGCGCCCCCTGCTGCTGACCGGTTCGGCGGGGATGACGGTCATGCTGGGTGCCGCCACGTACGCCTTCGGCCACGCCACCACCGTCAACGGCGAGCCGAACCTGGCCGACCCCTACGGCCCCATGGCGCTGGTCGCCGCGCACGCCTTCGTGTTCTTCTTCGCCATCTCGTGGGGACCGGTCGTGTGGGTGCTGCTGGGCGAGATGTTCCCGAACCGGTTCCGCGCCCCGGCCCTGGCGGTGGCCGCCGCGGCCCAGTGGCTGGCCAACTTCGTCATCACCGCCACGTTCCCACCGCTGTCCGAGGCGAGCCTGTCCATGACCTACCTCGGCTACACCGCCTTCGCGGGTGTGTCGGTGTGGTTCGTCCTCAGGTGGGTTCCCGAGACCAAGGGACGCACCCTCGAGGACATGGACCGCACGGCCCTGACCCGCACGGGCTGA
- the xylA gene encoding xylose isomerase has protein sequence MDLTPTPRDRFAFGLWTVGWRANDPFGDPTRERLDPVEAVHGLADIGAYGVTFHDDDLVPFGTPAAERDAIVDRFRGALDETGLVVPTATTNLFGHPVFKDGALTAKDRDVRRFALRKAARNIDLAAELGARTYVFWGGREGSEAEAAYDPAAALERYREGLNALTHYVRERGYRLRFAVEPKPNEPRGDILLPTIGHALAFVQTLDHPEMVGVNPEVGHEQMAGLNAVHGYAQALWQGKLFHVDLNGQHGPRYDQDLVFGHGDLINAFFLVDLLENGGYDGPRHFDYKPLRTESIEGVWESARANMRTYLMLRERARRFRQDPEVAEARTAARVDRLSVPTLDEGESVASVLSEELDVAEAAERGAANARLQQLAVEHLMGAR, from the coding sequence ATGGACCTCACCCCCACACCGCGGGACCGTTTCGCCTTCGGCCTGTGGACGGTCGGCTGGCGGGCCAACGACCCGTTCGGCGACCCCACCCGCGAGCGCCTCGACCCGGTCGAGGCCGTGCACGGCCTCGCCGACATCGGCGCCTACGGCGTCACCTTCCACGACGACGACCTGGTCCCGTTCGGCACCCCGGCCGCCGAACGTGACGCGATCGTCGACCGGTTCCGCGGGGCGTTGGACGAGACCGGCCTGGTGGTCCCCACGGCCACCACCAACCTCTTCGGTCACCCCGTGTTCAAGGACGGCGCGCTGACCGCCAAGGACCGGGACGTGCGGCGGTTCGCGCTGCGCAAGGCGGCGCGCAACATCGACCTGGCGGCCGAGCTGGGCGCCCGGACCTACGTGTTCTGGGGCGGACGCGAGGGCTCGGAGGCCGAGGCCGCCTACGACCCGGCCGCGGCGCTGGAGCGGTACCGCGAGGGCCTCAACGCGCTGACGCACTACGTCCGGGAGCGGGGGTACCGACTGCGGTTCGCCGTGGAACCCAAACCGAACGAGCCCCGCGGCGACATCCTGCTGCCGACCATCGGCCACGCCCTGGCGTTCGTCCAGACCCTGGACCATCCGGAGATGGTCGGGGTCAACCCCGAGGTCGGCCACGAGCAGATGGCCGGGCTCAACGCGGTGCACGGCTACGCGCAGGCGCTGTGGCAGGGGAAACTGTTCCACGTCGACCTCAACGGGCAGCACGGCCCGCGCTACGACCAGGACCTCGTGTTCGGCCACGGCGACCTCATCAACGCCTTCTTCCTGGTCGACCTGCTGGAGAACGGCGGCTACGACGGCCCCCGCCACTTCGACTACAAGCCGCTGCGTACTGAGAGCATCGAGGGTGTGTGGGAGAGCGCACGCGCCAACATGCGCACCTACCTGATGCTGCGGGAGCGGGCGCGCCGGTTCCGCCAGGACCCCGAGGTCGCCGAGGCGCGTACGGCCGCGCGCGTGGACCGGCTGTCGGTGCCCACCCTCGACGAGGGGGAGAGTGTCGCGAGCGTGCTGTCCGAGGAGCTCGACGTCGCCGAGGCGGCCGAGCGGGGAGCGGCCAACGCCCGCCTGCAGCAACTGGCCGTGGAACACCTGATGGGAGCACGCTGA
- a CDS encoding NAD-binding protein yields the protein MRLWLTRALARIRQRVTWALPVELLLFVFVSSWLLMVWAEPPGAAVVRADAYWWWFAGTVTPAAAGPGDHYPTTTAGQFIGLYVIVGGIVTITMLFTRLARAIEKAKGLRMHGRAELHTTGHTAVLGYIPGRTERVIAELTAEEPHQIVLCAWEEQTEQHPLGHRDDTRFVRGNLTDEEVLGRAALDRATTVVVDPRDDDEALKVTVAAAYLAPEVHTVVALHDMAHARTVARVAPGARCVEWHSWRLLAAEARDPGMSGVLSGLLGAGQRGTYSVRVPASLAGRSYGHFQMALGRWNAATVLGLDTGAGVDLSPSWTTEVPRDAVLYYVARRRLSTADLERHVERADRALSFDDRELLRTPWRERDTDY from the coding sequence GTGCGGCTGTGGCTGACCCGCGCCCTGGCCCGGATACGGCAGCGCGTCACCTGGGCGCTTCCCGTGGAGCTGCTGCTGTTCGTCTTCGTCAGCAGCTGGCTGTTGATGGTCTGGGCCGAACCGCCGGGCGCCGCCGTGGTGCGCGCCGACGCCTACTGGTGGTGGTTCGCCGGCACCGTCACCCCGGCCGCCGCCGGACCGGGTGACCACTACCCCACCACGACCGCCGGGCAGTTCATCGGCCTCTACGTCATCGTCGGCGGCATCGTCACCATCACCATGCTCTTCACGCGCCTGGCGCGCGCCATCGAGAAGGCCAAGGGACTGCGCATGCACGGTCGCGCCGAACTGCACACCACCGGACACACCGCCGTTCTCGGTTACATTCCCGGCCGCACCGAGCGGGTCATCGCCGAGCTGACCGCCGAGGAGCCCCACCAGATCGTCCTGTGCGCCTGGGAGGAGCAGACCGAGCAGCACCCGCTGGGACACCGCGACGACACCCGGTTCGTGCGCGGCAACCTCACCGACGAGGAGGTGCTGGGCCGCGCCGCGCTGGACCGCGCCACCACGGTGGTGGTGGACCCTCGCGACGACGACGAGGCGCTCAAGGTCACCGTCGCCGCCGCCTACCTCGCCCCGGAGGTCCACACCGTGGTCGCCCTGCACGACATGGCCCACGCGCGCACCGTGGCGCGTGTGGCCCCCGGCGCCCGCTGCGTGGAGTGGCACTCCTGGCGGCTCCTCGCCGCCGAGGCCCGCGACCCCGGGATGTCGGGTGTCCTCTCCGGGCTGTTGGGCGCCGGACAGCGCGGCACCTACTCCGTCCGGGTGCCCGCGTCCCTGGCCGGCCGCAGCTACGGCCACTTCCAGATGGCGCTGGGCCGGTGGAACGCCGCCACCGTGCTCGGCCTGGACACCGGGGCAGGGGTGGACCTCAGCCCCTCATGGACCACCGAGGTCCCCCGGGACGCCGTCCTGTACTACGTGGCGCGGCGGCGGCTGAGCACCGCCGACCTGGAGCGCCATGTCGAGCGCGCCGACCGCGCCCTGTCCTTCGACGACCGCGAGCTGCTGCGCACCCCGTGGCGCGAGCGGGACACGGACTACTGA